The following is a genomic window from Miscanthus floridulus cultivar M001 chromosome 14, ASM1932011v1, whole genome shotgun sequence.
gtccaggggctcggcggtggggtcgaacgtctccccgtagcgctggcgagccgcgacggtgtactcggtggccttctcgtaggcggtggggttggtgtacgcatcgggcccgtcctccgggttgtagacgttgttcggatccgtcgccttgcccttgtgagagaggaggtacgcggtgtactcgttgatttcctgcccaccgtgcgtctgcgtctgcattgaaaacacaaacatggttacaagtaTTGACAATTGAGCGCAAGGATTAGGACATGAACGGACGCATACCCATCTTGTCGCGAACTGGGGGAGGGGCTGATTCCCTTGGTGGTGTGACACCCCTCGCATCTGCGCGCGGCGGCCCTGACGGTCGGCGCGCCTCGCGTACGCCTCATCCGTGCACCACATGCACACAATCTCCGTCCAGCATTCCCTGTGGTTGTCGCACCACGACGGACACACCTGcatgacatcaagtatttgacatgcgAGAAGATTAGTGTAATGTTTCACTGAAGGAATCTGAACGAATGTTGTCATACTTAATTACCTGCTCGTATTGCGCTTGGGTGAGGTCGGCCTCCCTCGAGTTCATTCTCTGGCGGATTTGGGGCTTCTTGATGTTCTCTCCAAGCACGTTGGCGTGGAAGTCGCGGATGGCCTGTATGCGCGCCTCATGGTACAGGTCCTTGAGACGATCTTTGCAGACCGCCTCCTGCACTCGCGCCGCCTGGGCTGCTTTACCCTCCTCgcacgtgaagaagtcctgcacacagacacATCATGTAGCATTTCCTTTTTGCAAGAAGTCCGACGAATGCATACTATTTAGCAATGCGGTGCGATGAAAGACTCACCCAAAACTCCCTCTTTATCTTTGCCGCGATGGTCTCGCCACCCTCCTCGACGAGGTAGAAGTGGGACCACTTGGTGGGCACCTTCATCTCGCCGTTGACGTTGACAAGGCCAGGGTAGTACTCCTTAATCAGGAGGCCCTGGATGCCATTGATATGGCGTGCTTGACCTGCTCCACTCACAATCTTCCAGGAACTGCACGAGTCATTAAGAACAATTATTAGTCTTCAGTTCGATTTTTGacatgtcatatgaacaagtagtgaAATCAATAATGGTTACTTACGTCTGGCCCACGGGTGTGATCACCGGGCGCTGGTGGAATTGCGGCCGCACCCTAGGAAGCTGCGTGGGCCCGCGCGAGTACACCTTGGCCACGCCTGACGAAGTCGAAGCCGTCTCGCCTG
Proteins encoded in this region:
- the LOC136504412 gene encoding uncharacterized protein, with protein sequence MGMEVDNEIDEDEGEEVQDARDLRMLERWQMQRDGVVQEEVHDDDYGDNEDDDDSDDLRELDNIDSDDDDSDRDDDSTPEILPFAEIITRPCGRRQRPHRAVRSAYQVPPQETTDDDEEEEEVLVRGSSSRGSQPPSGRRQATRRLPFSSSQGGTTSRDDERGGDDDDDDDDDDGDDAPTPGETASTSSGVAKVYSRGPTQLPRVRPQFHQRPVITPVGQTSWKIVSGAGQARHINGIQGLLIKEYYPGLVNVNGEMKVPTKWSHFYLVEEGGETIAAKIKREFWDFFTCEEGKAAQAARVQEAVCKDRLKDLYHEARIQAIRDFHANVLGENIKKPQIRQRMNSREADLTQAQYEQVCPSWCDNHRECWTEIVCMWCTDEAYARRADRQGRRAQMRGVSHHQGNQPLPQFATRWTQTHGGQEINEYTAYLLSHKGKATDPNNVYNPEDGPDAYTNPTAYEKATEYTVAARQRYGETFDPTAEPLDTDLLQRLGPGKQHGRYYMAHSALDPSQVPTLTQVRSTPTSSSDIPVAPRRQPRWRPRWRRGSPRCTRI